The genomic window CAATCCGGTCCGGCCTGTGGTTCCTGGCCGACATGCGAGCCGCCGCCGTATCGATTCCGCAATCGAGAAGCACGGTTTTATCCGGCACGAGAGCCTGCGTGGCCCAGTGCTGAAGGCGCCGGAGCGGGTCCGGGTCCAGTTCCCGGCCGTAGCCCTGGTAGGCGAGGGTGGCGTCGATGTATCGGTCCGCGAGCACCCACGCGCCGCTTTTCAGTGCGGGCAGGATGATCTCTGCAACGAGTTGGGCGCGGCTGGCGGTGTAGAGAAGGACTTCGGTTTGCCGGTTCATGCCCCGGTGGGCGGGATCGAGCAGCAGCCCGCGTATCTTCTCCCCCAGCGACGTTCCGCCGGGTTCGCGGGTCTTCACATAAGGGACCCGGGTCCGGTCCAGCCAGGATGCGAGCTCATCGATGAGAGTACTCTTGCCGCAGCCGTCGATGCCTTCAAACGTCACGAATTTCGGGGATATGGGTTTCATCTGCACTCGAATTGAGGGTCGCGGACGCATCCGCGCCGATCCGGGGCCCGGCTAAGCTTCAATGGCAAGATTGTCGGACTCGTCCTTGGTGTCCTCATTGTAG from Syntrophobacter fumaroxidans MPOB includes these protein-coding regions:
- the tmk gene encoding dTMP kinase; this encodes MKPISPKFVTFEGIDGCGKSTLIDELASWLDRTRVPYVKTREPGGTSLGEKIRGLLLDPAHRGMNRQTEVLLYTASRAQLVAEIILPALKSGAWVLADRYIDATLAYQGYGRELDPDPLRRLQHWATQALVPDKTVLLDCGIDTAAARMSARNHRPDRIEMEERAFHERVKAGYLDLASLDPGRFIVLDAEKPLPEVIADFRAAFREIVPAP